One part of the Arabidopsis thaliana chromosome 4, partial sequence genome encodes these proteins:
- the CRK12 gene encoding cysteine-rich RLK (RECEPTOR-like protein kinase) 12, which translates to MPLLFLWFFLTSTSLVSALQTLPCINTTYFIPNSTYDTNRRVILSLLPSNVTSHFGFFNGSIGQAPNRVYAVGMCLPGTEEESCIGCLLSASNTLLETCLTEENALIWIANRTICMIRYSDTSFVGSFELEPHREFLSIHGYKTNETEFNTVWSRLTQRMVQEASSSTDATWSGAKYYTADVAALPDSQTLYAMMQCTPDLSPAECNLCLTESVVNYQSCCLGRQGGSIVRLSCAFRAELYPFGGAFTVMTARPLSQPPPSLIKKDSGKFSTETIAAIVVPIIVVAIIFLVLLVLSRLFARRRKSYQEIDLDQSGITTLHFQQLDFKTIEVATENFAKTNKLGQGGFGEVYKGTLVNGTEVAVKRLSKTSEQGAQEFKNEVVLVAKLQHRNLVKLLGYCLEPEEKILVYEFVPNKSLDYFLFDPTKQGQLDWTKRYNIIGGITRGILYLHQDSRLTIIHRDLKASNILLDADMIPKIADFGMARISGIDQSVANTKRIAGTL; encoded by the exons atgcCTTTACTATTCCTCTGGTTTTTCCTCACGAGCACTAGTCTTGTCTCTGCACTTCAAACTCTTCCATGCATAAACACAACCTACTTTATACCTAATTCGACTTACGACACAAACCGTCGCGTTATTCTCTCATTGCTTCCTTCTAATGTCACATCACACTTTGGCTTCTTCAACGGTTCAATAGGTCAAGCTCCTAACAGAGTATATGCCGTAGGCATGTGTCTTCCAGGTACTGAAGAAGAGAGTTGCATAGGTTGTCTCTTGTCTGCTTCCAATACATTATTAGAAACCTGCCTCACCGAAGAAAATGCTCTTATCTGGATCGCAAACAGAACTATTTGTATGATCCGATACTCCGATACTTCCTTTGTTGGTTCGTTCGAGTTAGAGCCGCATCGTGAATTCCTCAGTATTCATGGTTACAAAACGAATGAAACAGAATTCAATACAGTATGGAGTAGATTAACTCAACGTATGGTACAAGAAGCTTCCTCAAGCACAGATGCAACATGGTCTGGTGCTAAGTACTATACAGCTGATGTAGCCGCCTTGCCTGATTCGCAGACTCTCTATGCAATGATGCAATGCACTCCTGATTTGTCTCCGGCTGAGTGTAATCTCTGTTTAACAGAAAGCGTTGTTAACTATCAGAGTTGTTGCCTTGGACGTCAAGGCGGCTCTATCGTTAGGCTAAGTTGCGCTTTCCGGGCAGAGTTATATCCATTTGGTGGAGCTTTTACTGTTATGACAGCAAGACCTTTGTCACAACCTCCACCGTCATTAATCAAGAAAG ATAGCGGAAAGTTTTCAACGGAAACTATTGCTGCAATTGTTGTTCCCATTATAGTGGTCGCTATCATCTTCTTGGTacttcttgttctttctcGCCTATTTGCCCGGAGGAGAAAATCTTATCAAGAAATTGATCTTGACCAGT CTGGTATTACGACTCTACACTTCCAACAACTCGATTTTAAGACAATTGAAGTTGCAACTGAAAATTTTGCAAAGACTAACAAGCTAGGTCAAGGTGGATTTGGAGAAGTTTACAAG GGCACGTTAGTTAATGGAACAGAAGTTGCAGTGAAGAGGCTATCGAAAACATCCGAACAAGGTGCACAAGAGTTCAAGAACGAGGTTGTTCTTGTCGCCAAACTTCAGCATAGGAATCTTGTTAAGCTTCTTGGGTACTGTCTGGAACCAGAGGAGAAAATACTTGTTTACGAGTTTGTCCCCAACAAGAGCCTAGACTACTTCCTTTTTG ATCCTACAAAGCAAGGGCAGTTAGACTGGACAAAACGATACAACATTATCGGAGGAATCACTCGAGGAATTCTAtatcttcatcaagattcaCGACTAACAATCATACACCGTGATCTCAAAGCCAGCAACATTCTTCTAGATGCCGATATGATCCCGAAAATCGCTGATTTTGGAATGGCGAGGATATCTGGAATAGACCAAAGTGTAGCTAACACAAAAAGGATAGCTGGAACTTTGTAA
- the CRK13 gene encoding cysteine-rich RLK (RECEPTOR-like protein kinase) 13 (cysteine-rich RLK (RECEPTOR-like protein kinase) 13 (CRK13); FUNCTIONS IN: kinase activity; INVOLVED IN: defense response to bacterium, response to molecule of bacterial origin, plant-type hypersensitive response; LOCATED IN: endomembrane system; EXPRESSED IN: 10 plant structures; EXPRESSED DURING: 8 growth stages; CONTAINS InterPro DOMAIN/s: Protein kinase, ATP binding site (InterPro:IPR017441), Serine/threonine-protein kinase domain (InterPro:IPR002290), Protein of unknown function DUF26 (InterPro:IPR002902), Serine-threonine/tyrosine-protein kinase (InterPro:IPR001245), Protein kinase-like domain (InterPro:IPR011009), Serine/threonine-protein kinase, active site (InterPro:IPR008271), Protein kinase, catalytic domain (InterPro:IPR000719), Tyrosine-protein kinase, catalytic domain (InterPro:IPR020635); BEST Arabidopsis thaliana protein match is: cysteine-rich RLK (RECEPTOR-like protein kinase) 22 (TAIR:AT4G23300.1); Has 115691 Blast hits to 114357 proteins in 4390 species: Archae - 92; Bacteria - 13299; Metazoa - 42539; Fungi - 9809; Plants - 32940; Viruses - 418; Other Eukaryotes - 16594 (source: NCBI BLink).), producing the protein MKQRSLLSILCFILLASGVASVSAQTCIENRKYFTPNGTYDSNRRLILSSLPNNTASRDGFYYGSIGEEQDRVYALGMCIPKSTPSDCSNCIKGAAGWLIQDCVNQTDAYYWALDPTLCLVRYSNISFSGSAAFWEIEPQYLVLNTATIASNLTEFKTIWEDLTSRTITAASAARSTPSSSDNHYRVDFANLTKFQNIYALMQCTPDISSDECNNCLQRGVLEYQSCCGNNTGGYVMRPICFFRWQLFTFSKAFHNITLATTPPLSPPPLQRPVVASQPPSADNRDKKRDNSSGKISMKTILAIVVVGIVILIIISGILARRFARKEKPYQEVELNQTGITSVRSLQYKFKTIETATNNFSERLGHGGSGHVFKGRLPDGKEIAVKRLSEKTEQSKKEFKNEVVLVAKLQHRNLVRLLGFSVKGEEKIIVYEYLPNRSLDYILFDPTKQGELDWKKRYKIIGGTARGILYLHQDSQPTIIHRDLKAGNILLDAHMNPKVADFGTARIFGMDQSVAITANAAGTPGYMAPEYMELGEFSMKSDVYSYGVLVLEIICGKRNTSFSSPVQNFVTYVWRLWKSGTPLNLVDATIAENYKSEEVIRCIHIALLCVQEEPTDRPDFSIIMSMLTSNSLILPVPKPPPSFIPGRPNQSTTRPSSQNINDGRWSLLKMMFH; encoded by the exons ATGAAGCAGAGGAGTTTATTAtcaatcctctgttttatCCTTCTAGCCTCTGGTGTTGCTTCTGTTTCAGCACAAACATGCATAGAGAACCGTAAATATTTCACACCCAACGGTACATACGATTCAAATCGTCGTCTtatcctctcttctcttcctaaCAATACCGCGTCTCGAGATGGTTTCTACTACGGTTCCATTGGAGAAGAGCAAGATCGAGTCTACGCATTAGGGATGTGCATCCCGAAATCAACTCCAAGTGATTGTTCTAACTGTATCAAGGGCGCGGCAGGCTGGTTGATACAGGATTGTGTCAACCAGACAGACGCGTACTATTGGGCACTTGATCCAACGCTGTGCCTTGTCCGCTACTCCAACATTTCTTTCTCAGGATCTGCAGCTTTTTGGGAGATTGAGCCGCAGTATTTGGTGTTGAACACTGCAACTATCGCCTCAAATCTAACAGAGTTCAAGACAATATGGGAAGACTTAACATCTCGTACGATTACTGCAGCCTCCGCAGCAAGAAGCACACCATCGTCCAGTGATAACCATTACAGAGTTGATTTTGCGAACTTGACAAAATTCCAGAATATCTACGCATTGATGCAATGCACGCCAGATATTTCTTCTGACGAATGTAACAACTGTCTCCAACGAGGCGTACTTGAGTACCAGTCATGCTGTGGAAATAATACTGGAGGCTATGTTATGCGGCCAATCTGCTTTTTCCGGTGGCAGCTTTTTACATTCTCTAAGGCTTTTCATAACATTACCTTGGCTACTActcctcctctttctcctcctccactgCAACGTCCTGTGGTTGCGTCACAACCACCTTCTGCAGACAACCGGGACAAGAAGAGAGACAATA GTAGCGGAAAAATCTCAATGAAAACTATTCTAGCAATTGTTGTGGTTGGTATagtcatcctcatcatcatctcgGGAATTCTTGCTCGCCGGTTTGCTCGGAAGGAAAAACCATATCAAGAAGTTGAACTTAATCAAA CTGGTATTACATCTGTACGCTCCCTGCAATACAAATTTAAGACGATCGAAACtgcaacaaataatttttcagAGAGACTTGGTCATGGTGGATCTGGACATGTTTTCAAG GGAAGGTTGCCTGACGGAAAGGAAATTGCAGTGAAGAGATTGTcagaaaaaacagaacaaagtaAGAAAGAGTTCAAGAACGAGGTTGTTCTTGTCGCGAAACTTCAGCATAGAAATCTTGTTAGACTTCTCGGTTTTTCTgtcaaaggagaagaaaagatcatAGTCTACGAGTATTTGCCCAACAGAAGTCTCGACTACATCCTCTTTG ACCCTACAAAGCAAGGAGAGTTAGACTGGAAAAAGCGGTACAAGATCATTGGAGGAACTGCTAGAGGGATTCTAtatcttcatcaagattcaCAACCCACAATCATACATCGTGACCTCAAAGCGGGTAATATCCTCTTGGACGCTCATATGAACCCGAAAGTTGCAGATTTTGGGACGGCAAGGATCTTTGGGATGGACCAAAGTGTAGCTATTACAGCGAATGCAGCCGGAACTCC CGGTTACATGGCCCCAGAATATATGGAACTAGGCGAATTCTCGATGAAATCTGACGTGTATAGCTATGGGGTCTTAGTTCTTGAGATTATATGCGGCAAGAGGAACACGAGCTTCTCATCTCCGGTTCAGAATTTTGTCACATAT gTCTGGAGGTTATGGAAAAGCGGGACACCATTAAACCTCGTTGACGCAACAATTGCAGAGAATTATAAGAGTGAAGAAGTGATAAGATGTATCCACATTGCGCTCCTATGTGTTCAAGAAGAACCTACAGATCGTCCTGACTTTTCGATAATCATGTCGATGCTCACTAGCAATTCCCTCATCTTACCTGTTCCTAAACCACCTCCATCCTTCATTCCAGGTAGACCAAACCAATCTACGACGAGGCCCAGTTCCCAAAATATCAATGATGGAAGGTGGTCCTTGTTGAAAATGATGTTCCATTGA
- the CRK13 gene encoding cysteine-rich RLK (RECEPTOR-like protein kinase) 13 (cysteine-rich RLK (RECEPTOR-like protein kinase) 13 (CRK13); FUNCTIONS IN: kinase activity; INVOLVED IN: defense response to bacterium, response to molecule of bacterial origin, plant-type hypersensitive response; LOCATED IN: endomembrane system; EXPRESSED IN: 10 plant structures; EXPRESSED DURING: 8 growth stages; CONTAINS InterPro DOMAIN/s: Protein kinase, ATP binding site (InterPro:IPR017441), Protein kinase, catalytic domain (InterPro:IPR000719), Protein of unknown function DUF26 (InterPro:IPR002902), Serine/threonine-protein kinase-like domain (InterPro:IPR017442), Protein kinase-like domain (InterPro:IPR011009), Serine/threonine-protein kinase, active site (InterPro:IPR008271); BEST Arabidopsis thaliana protein match is: cysteine-rich RLK (RECEPTOR-like protein kinase) 22 (TAIR:AT4G23300.1); Has 114660 Blast hits to 113447 proteins in 4374 species: Archae - 92; Bacteria - 13215; Metazoa - 42360; Fungi - 9577; Plants - 32731; Viruses - 419; Other Eukaryotes - 16266 (source: NCBI BLink).), with protein MKQRSLLSILCFILLASGVASVSAQTCIENRKYFTPNGTYDSNRRLILSSLPNNTASRDGFYYGSIGEEQDRVYALGMCIPKSTPSDCSNCIKGAAGWLIQDCVNQTDAYYWALDPTLCLVRYSNISFSGSAAFWEIEPQYLVLNTATIASNLTEFKTIWEDLTSRTITAASAARSTPSSSDNHYRVDFANLTKFQNIYALMQCTPDISSDECNNCLQRGVLEYQSCCGNNTGGYVMRPICFFRWQLFTFSKAFHNITLATTPPLSPPPLQRPVVASQPPSADNRDKKRDNSSGKISMKTILAIVVVGIVILIIISGILARRFARKEKPYQEVELNQTGITSVRSLQYKFKTIETATNNFSERLGHGGSGHVFKGRLPDGKEIAVKRLSEKTEQSKKEFKNEVVLVAKLQHRNLVRLLGFSVKGEEKIIVYEYLPNRSLDYILFDPTKQGELDWKKRYKIIGGTARGILYLHQDSQPTIIHRDLKAGNILLDAHMNPKVADFGTARIFGMDQSVAITANAAGTPGYMAPEYMELGEFSMKSDVYSYGVLVLEIICGKRNTSFSSPVQNFVTYVSTIIVSHCCCNCKIWIRSLNFVSGLEVMEKRDTIKPR; from the exons ATGAAGCAGAGGAGTTTATTAtcaatcctctgttttatCCTTCTAGCCTCTGGTGTTGCTTCTGTTTCAGCACAAACATGCATAGAGAACCGTAAATATTTCACACCCAACGGTACATACGATTCAAATCGTCGTCTtatcctctcttctcttcctaaCAATACCGCGTCTCGAGATGGTTTCTACTACGGTTCCATTGGAGAAGAGCAAGATCGAGTCTACGCATTAGGGATGTGCATCCCGAAATCAACTCCAAGTGATTGTTCTAACTGTATCAAGGGCGCGGCAGGCTGGTTGATACAGGATTGTGTCAACCAGACAGACGCGTACTATTGGGCACTTGATCCAACGCTGTGCCTTGTCCGCTACTCCAACATTTCTTTCTCAGGATCTGCAGCTTTTTGGGAGATTGAGCCGCAGTATTTGGTGTTGAACACTGCAACTATCGCCTCAAATCTAACAGAGTTCAAGACAATATGGGAAGACTTAACATCTCGTACGATTACTGCAGCCTCCGCAGCAAGAAGCACACCATCGTCCAGTGATAACCATTACAGAGTTGATTTTGCGAACTTGACAAAATTCCAGAATATCTACGCATTGATGCAATGCACGCCAGATATTTCTTCTGACGAATGTAACAACTGTCTCCAACGAGGCGTACTTGAGTACCAGTCATGCTGTGGAAATAATACTGGAGGCTATGTTATGCGGCCAATCTGCTTTTTCCGGTGGCAGCTTTTTACATTCTCTAAGGCTTTTCATAACATTACCTTGGCTACTActcctcctctttctcctcctccactgCAACGTCCTGTGGTTGCGTCACAACCACCTTCTGCAGACAACCGGGACAAGAAGAGAGACAATA GTAGCGGAAAAATCTCAATGAAAACTATTCTAGCAATTGTTGTGGTTGGTATagtcatcctcatcatcatctcgGGAATTCTTGCTCGCCGGTTTGCTCGGAAGGAAAAACCATATCAAGAAGTTGAACTTAATCAAA CTGGTATTACATCTGTACGCTCCCTGCAATACAAATTTAAGACGATCGAAACtgcaacaaataatttttcagAGAGACTTGGTCATGGTGGATCTGGACATGTTTTCAAG GGAAGGTTGCCTGACGGAAAGGAAATTGCAGTGAAGAGATTGTcagaaaaaacagaacaaagtaAGAAAGAGTTCAAGAACGAGGTTGTTCTTGTCGCGAAACTTCAGCATAGAAATCTTGTTAGACTTCTCGGTTTTTCTgtcaaaggagaagaaaagatcatAGTCTACGAGTATTTGCCCAACAGAAGTCTCGACTACATCCTCTTTG ACCCTACAAAGCAAGGAGAGTTAGACTGGAAAAAGCGGTACAAGATCATTGGAGGAACTGCTAGAGGGATTCTAtatcttcatcaagattcaCAACCCACAATCATACATCGTGACCTCAAAGCGGGTAATATCCTCTTGGACGCTCATATGAACCCGAAAGTTGCAGATTTTGGGACGGCAAGGATCTTTGGGATGGACCAAAGTGTAGCTATTACAGCGAATGCAGCCGGAACTCC CGGTTACATGGCCCCAGAATATATGGAACTAGGCGAATTCTCGATGAAATCTGACGTGTATAGCTATGGGGTCTTAGTTCTTGAGATTATATGCGGCAAGAGGAACACGAGCTTCTCATCTCCGGTTCAGAATTTTGTCACATATGTGAGTACTATAATCGTATCTCACTGTTGTTGTAACTGTAAGATTTGGATTAgatcattgaattttgtttcaggTCTGGAGGTTATGGAAAAGCGGGACACCATTAAACCTCGTTGA
- the CRK13 gene encoding cysteine-rich RLK (RECEPTOR-like protein kinase) 13 — protein MKQRSLLSILCFILLASGVASVSAQTCIENRKYFTPNGTYDSNRRLILSSLPNNTASRDGFYYGSIGEEQDRVYALGMCIPKSTPSDCSNCIKGAAGWLIQDCVNQTDAYYWALDPTLCLVRYSNISFSGSAAFWEIEPQYLVLNTATIASNLTEFKTIWEDLTSRTITAASAARSTPSSSDNHYRVDFANLTKFQNIYALMQCTPDISSDECNNCLQRGVLEYQSCCGNNTGGYVMRPICFFRWQLFTFSKAFHNITLATTPPLSPPPLQRPVVASQPPSADNRDKKRDNSSGKISMKTILAIVVVGIVILIIISGILARRFARKEKPYQEVELNQTGITSVRSLQYKFKTIETATNNFSERLGHGGSGHVFKGRLPDGKEIAVKRLSEKTEQSKKEFKNEVVLVAKLQHRNLVRLLGFSVKGEEKIIVYEYLPNRSLDYILFDPTKQGELDWKKRYKIIGGTARGILYLHQDSQPTIIHRDLKAGNILLDAHMNPKVADFGTARIFGMDQSVAITANAAGTPIYGTRRILDEI, from the exons ATGAAGCAGAGGAGTTTATTAtcaatcctctgttttatCCTTCTAGCCTCTGGTGTTGCTTCTGTTTCAGCACAAACATGCATAGAGAACCGTAAATATTTCACACCCAACGGTACATACGATTCAAATCGTCGTCTtatcctctcttctcttcctaaCAATACCGCGTCTCGAGATGGTTTCTACTACGGTTCCATTGGAGAAGAGCAAGATCGAGTCTACGCATTAGGGATGTGCATCCCGAAATCAACTCCAAGTGATTGTTCTAACTGTATCAAGGGCGCGGCAGGCTGGTTGATACAGGATTGTGTCAACCAGACAGACGCGTACTATTGGGCACTTGATCCAACGCTGTGCCTTGTCCGCTACTCCAACATTTCTTTCTCAGGATCTGCAGCTTTTTGGGAGATTGAGCCGCAGTATTTGGTGTTGAACACTGCAACTATCGCCTCAAATCTAACAGAGTTCAAGACAATATGGGAAGACTTAACATCTCGTACGATTACTGCAGCCTCCGCAGCAAGAAGCACACCATCGTCCAGTGATAACCATTACAGAGTTGATTTTGCGAACTTGACAAAATTCCAGAATATCTACGCATTGATGCAATGCACGCCAGATATTTCTTCTGACGAATGTAACAACTGTCTCCAACGAGGCGTACTTGAGTACCAGTCATGCTGTGGAAATAATACTGGAGGCTATGTTATGCGGCCAATCTGCTTTTTCCGGTGGCAGCTTTTTACATTCTCTAAGGCTTTTCATAACATTACCTTGGCTACTActcctcctctttctcctcctccactgCAACGTCCTGTGGTTGCGTCACAACCACCTTCTGCAGACAACCGGGACAAGAAGAGAGACAATA GTAGCGGAAAAATCTCAATGAAAACTATTCTAGCAATTGTTGTGGTTGGTATagtcatcctcatcatcatctcgGGAATTCTTGCTCGCCGGTTTGCTCGGAAGGAAAAACCATATCAAGAAGTTGAACTTAATCAAA CTGGTATTACATCTGTACGCTCCCTGCAATACAAATTTAAGACGATCGAAACtgcaacaaataatttttcagAGAGACTTGGTCATGGTGGATCTGGACATGTTTTCAAG GGAAGGTTGCCTGACGGAAAGGAAATTGCAGTGAAGAGATTGTcagaaaaaacagaacaaagtaAGAAAGAGTTCAAGAACGAGGTTGTTCTTGTCGCGAAACTTCAGCATAGAAATCTTGTTAGACTTCTCGGTTTTTCTgtcaaaggagaagaaaagatcatAGTCTACGAGTATTTGCCCAACAGAAGTCTCGACTACATCCTCTTTG ACCCTACAAAGCAAGGAGAGTTAGACTGGAAAAAGCGGTACAAGATCATTGGAGGAACTGCTAGAGGGATTCTAtatcttcatcaagattcaCAACCCACAATCATACATCGTGACCTCAAAGCGGGTAATATCCTCTTGGACGCTCATATGAACCCGAAAGTTGCAGATTTTGGGACGGCAAGGATCTTTGGGATGGACCAAAGTGTAGCTATTACAGCGAATGCAGCCGGAACTCC AATATATGGAACTAGGCGAATTCTCGATGAAATCTGA
- the CRK13 gene encoding cysteine-rich RLK (RECEPTOR-like protein kinase) 13 (cysteine-rich RLK (RECEPTOR-like protein kinase) 13 (CRK13); FUNCTIONS IN: kinase activity; INVOLVED IN: defense response to bacterium, response to molecule of bacterial origin, plant-type hypersensitive response; LOCATED IN: endomembrane system; EXPRESSED IN: 10 plant structures; EXPRESSED DURING: 8 growth stages; CONTAINS InterPro DOMAIN/s: Protein kinase, ATP binding site (InterPro:IPR017441), Protein kinase, catalytic domain (InterPro:IPR000719), Protein of unknown function DUF26 (InterPro:IPR002902), Serine/threonine-protein kinase-like domain (InterPro:IPR017442), Protein kinase-like domain (InterPro:IPR011009), Serine/threonine-protein kinase, active site (InterPro:IPR008271); BEST Arabidopsis thaliana protein match is: cysteine-rich RLK (RECEPTOR-like protein kinase) 22 (TAIR:AT4G23300.1); Has 81996 Blast hits to 81416 proteins in 3653 species: Archae - 64; Bacteria - 8231; Metazoa - 29233; Fungi - 6119; Plants - 28323; Viruses - 237; Other Eukaryotes - 9789 (source: NCBI BLink).), with the protein MKQRSLLSILCFILLASGVASVSAQTCIENRKYFTPNGTYDSNRRLILSSLPNNTASRDGFYYGSIGEEQDRVYALGMCIPKSTPSDCSNCIKGAAGWLIQDCVNQTDAYYWALDPTLCLVRYSNISFSGSAAFWEIEPQYLVLNTATIASNLTEFKTIWEDLTSRTITAASAARSTPSSSDNHYRVDFANLTKFQNIYALMQCTPDISSDECNNCLQRGVLEYQSCCGNNTGGYVMRPICFFRWQLFTFSKAFHNITLATTPPLSPPPLQRPVVASQPPSADNRDKKRDNSSGKISMKTILAIVVVGIVILIIISGILARRFARKEKPYQEVELNQTGITSVRSLQYKFKTIETATNNFSERLGHGGSGHVFKGRLPDGKEIAVKRLSEKTEQSKKEFKNEVVLVAKLQHRNLVRLLGFSVKGEEKIIVYEYLPNRSLDYILFDPTKQGELDWKKRYKIIGGTARGILYLHQDSQPTIIHRDLKAGNILLDAHMNPKVADFGTARIFGMDQSVAITANAAGTP; encoded by the exons ATGAAGCAGAGGAGTTTATTAtcaatcctctgttttatCCTTCTAGCCTCTGGTGTTGCTTCTGTTTCAGCACAAACATGCATAGAGAACCGTAAATATTTCACACCCAACGGTACATACGATTCAAATCGTCGTCTtatcctctcttctcttcctaaCAATACCGCGTCTCGAGATGGTTTCTACTACGGTTCCATTGGAGAAGAGCAAGATCGAGTCTACGCATTAGGGATGTGCATCCCGAAATCAACTCCAAGTGATTGTTCTAACTGTATCAAGGGCGCGGCAGGCTGGTTGATACAGGATTGTGTCAACCAGACAGACGCGTACTATTGGGCACTTGATCCAACGCTGTGCCTTGTCCGCTACTCCAACATTTCTTTCTCAGGATCTGCAGCTTTTTGGGAGATTGAGCCGCAGTATTTGGTGTTGAACACTGCAACTATCGCCTCAAATCTAACAGAGTTCAAGACAATATGGGAAGACTTAACATCTCGTACGATTACTGCAGCCTCCGCAGCAAGAAGCACACCATCGTCCAGTGATAACCATTACAGAGTTGATTTTGCGAACTTGACAAAATTCCAGAATATCTACGCATTGATGCAATGCACGCCAGATATTTCTTCTGACGAATGTAACAACTGTCTCCAACGAGGCGTACTTGAGTACCAGTCATGCTGTGGAAATAATACTGGAGGCTATGTTATGCGGCCAATCTGCTTTTTCCGGTGGCAGCTTTTTACATTCTCTAAGGCTTTTCATAACATTACCTTGGCTACTActcctcctctttctcctcctccactgCAACGTCCTGTGGTTGCGTCACAACCACCTTCTGCAGACAACCGGGACAAGAAGAGAGACAATA GTAGCGGAAAAATCTCAATGAAAACTATTCTAGCAATTGTTGTGGTTGGTATagtcatcctcatcatcatctcgGGAATTCTTGCTCGCCGGTTTGCTCGGAAGGAAAAACCATATCAAGAAGTTGAACTTAATCAAA CTGGTATTACATCTGTACGCTCCCTGCAATACAAATTTAAGACGATCGAAACtgcaacaaataatttttcagAGAGACTTGGTCATGGTGGATCTGGACATGTTTTCAAG GGAAGGTTGCCTGACGGAAAGGAAATTGCAGTGAAGAGATTGTcagaaaaaacagaacaaagtaAGAAAGAGTTCAAGAACGAGGTTGTTCTTGTCGCGAAACTTCAGCATAGAAATCTTGTTAGACTTCTCGGTTTTTCTgtcaaaggagaagaaaagatcatAGTCTACGAGTATTTGCCCAACAGAAGTCTCGACTACATCCTCTTTG ACCCTACAAAGCAAGGAGAGTTAGACTGGAAAAAGCGGTACAAGATCATTGGAGGAACTGCTAGAGGGATTCTAtatcttcatcaagattcaCAACCCACAATCATACATCGTGACCTCAAAGCGGGTAATATCCTCTTGGACGCTCATATGAACCCGAAAGTTGCAGATTTTGGGACGGCAAGGATCTTTGGGATGGACCAAAGTGTAGCTATTACAGCGAATGCAGCCGGAACTCCGTAA